GCGCTTGAACATGTTTACCTATCAAATGTCTGATATGGTGGCTGATGAAGTGAGGCGCGGGGTAGACATAGACGGCGAAACCGTGGAGTACGCCTTTGACCTCAATGAGTTTTTTGCTACCAACAGCAATGGCTACTTTGTGCATAACGCCGATGTTGACTGCTTTTTAGACGCGCTCACTACCCAAAAGAAGTTCCCGTTTTCTACGCCTGAATTGCGTGACGAGCTGCGCCACACATTTTGGATGCTGAGCCGGGTAGATTCTGCCCGCGCTCTTGCTCGCAAGCTCAAGCAGCATCCCGTTTTTTCTAACTATGAGGTGATACTTGCAGCAGGAGATGGCAAGCTAGATGAAGAGAGCGAAAACGCCCACGCTTTTGATAAGGTGCGCCGCGCAATAGATACTCACGACTATACCATTACGCTTTCGGTGGGCCAGCTTACCACCGGCGTTACCGTTCCAGAGTGGACGGCGGTTCTTATGCTCTCTAACATGAAGAGCCCTGCGCTGTATATGCAGGCAGCTTTTAGAGCACAAAACCCCTGCCTCTTTAGTCGTGGTGGTACGTTTTTGCGCAAAGAAAACGCCTATGTCTTTGACTTTGACCCAGCGCGTACCCTCACCATTTTTGAGGAGTTTGCTAACGACCTCTACACCGATACAGTCTCAGGTGGCGGTAGCATAGATTCTCGCAAAGAGCGCGTAAGAACATTGCTTAACTTCTTCCCGGTTATTGGTGAGGACGAAAACGGAGAAATGGTTGAGCTTGATACCGAGCGCGTGCTCTCTATTCCGCGCAGAATTCGCGCACGCGAGGTGGTACGCCGCGGGTTTATGAGCGACTTTTTATTTCAAAACATCAGTAATCTATTTCGTGCGCCGTCTCAAGTGCTTGAAGCAGTAAAGACGCTTGAGCCCACCAAGGCTCCCAACAAAGAGCTTGGTATTTCGCACAACACCGCCGATGAGCTAAATCTTAACGAGGAAGGTGTTGTTGAGATTCCTGAGGAGCATATCATCGGCAAGGCTACTCAGCTTTTTGGTAACAAAGTGTATAGCAGCGTATCTGATAAGCTGGATGCAGCTATTGAGGACATTAAGCTTGAACCTTCAACGCCCAGCGAAGAAGAAAAAGCGATGAATCGGCTTCGTGAATCCTTTGCTGAAACGCTTACCGATCCGCTTATAGAAGCGGCAAGAGAGAACTACGGCAATGAGATGAAGCCATCTCAGAAAAAGAAGCTTGAGCGCCGCATTAAAGAAGATATAAACAGATGCATTAACCGCGAGGTGGGCAGCTTTACCATTGAGAAAAACCGCATTGAGCAACATCGCCAAGACAGCCTGGAGCGTGCTCAGACACAAGAGGAGGCAAACCGAATTAACCAAAGCTTTGATGAGCAGCTTGAGCAAGCGTGTCAAAGTTTTGTGGCAAGCCTTAAAGGGTCGCGCGACGATTTGGTGAAAAACGCTGGCGAGACTGTGGTGCGAGAGCTTGAGCTTGCTAAACGGGAGAGTGAAAAGCAAACCATTGAGAGCACCATCAGAGACCATTTGCGCGGTTTTTCTCGAACGATTCCCTCATTTCTTATGGCGTATGGCGATGAGAACACCACGCTCGCAAGCTTTGATGCGATTATTCCCTCAGAGGTATTTCGTGAGGTTACAAGCATTAGCGTAGAGCAGTTTAGACTGCTGCGCGATGGCGGAGACGTGTATGACCCTGAGACCGGGGAGCTGGTTCACTTTGAGGGACAGCTCTTTGACCCCGTGGTGTTTGACGACTCCGTGCGTGAGTTTATTAAGCTCCGTGAGCGTTTGGCAAACTATTTTGATGAATCGCTTACCGAAGATATTTTTGATTATGTTCCGCCGCAAAAGACAAATCAGATTTTTACACCTAGAAGTGTGGTTGTGCACATGCTTGATTTGTTTGAGCAAGAAAACCCAGGCTGCTTTGATGACCCAGAGCATACCTTTGCTGATTTGTATATGAAGAGCGGCTTGTACATTACCGAGATAATCAAGCGGCTGTATCGCAGCGAAGCAATGAAACAACATCTTCCCGACGACCGCACTCGGCTTGACCATATTTTGGAGCGTCAGGTATTTGGCATTGCGCCAACAGAGATTATCTACCAGATAGCAACGCACTACATTTTGGGCTATGGTAGCGAACTTAGCGGGAGCTGCGACACCAACTTTGTCATGGCCGATTCTTCCACATTGGCAAAAGAGGGCAAGCTTGCGGCCTTTGTTGAGCAGACCTTTGGGGGAAAGTTGTAAGAGTAGACCTTAAAGAAGCTGGTTGGCGGGCACGTGCGCGTAAAACCTGTGCATCATATGGCGAGGCTTGTGTTTGATTAAGCCTTGCAACACCGTGGTACCATGCGAACAGCGAAAGCATCTGAAAGGTTGACCATGGTTGATTACGATAAAGTTGTGCAGGCAACGCGCCTTTTGCTTGAAGGCATAGGGGAAGACCCTATGCGTGAAGGACTTCTTGACACGCCCGCACGCGTTGCGCGCATGTACACTGAGCTCCTTGCAGGAAACGGTACCAACGCTCGCGAGCACCTATCCACAACATTTTCGGTTGAAGCGTCTGATTTGGTGATTGAGCGCGATATTGCCTTCTATTCAATGTGTGAGCATCATCTTCTGCCGTTTTATGGCAAGGCAGCAATTGGATATATTCCGCGCGGTAAGGTCGCCGGTCTTTCTAAGCTTGCGCGCACGGTTGAGGTGTATGCTCAGCGCTTACAGCTCCAAGAACGTTTGTGTTCGCAAGTTGCTGATGCGCTTATGCACTATCTCGACCCGGTTGGCGTGATTGTGTATATGGAAGCAGAGCATATGTGCATGACCATGCGCGGTGTAAAAAAACCAGGGGCATGCACTACAACGCTAGCATGCCGCGGTGCTTTTCTTGATGACCCGCGCTTAGAACAGCGCTTTTTGTCGCTCATAACAGCGTAGGGGCTCGTATGGAAAACCAGATGAAGCATCACGTAAGCACCCAAGACACATCAACACTCGCTCCTTATGAGACGCATACGGCGCTCAAGCCTCATATGCCCCAAGCTCAGCTCACCCAAATAGATATTGCTCATATGGATTGTGTTCATATTGATGGGCTTGAAGTGTTTGCTCGCCATGGTGTTTATTCAGCAGAGCATGAACTTGACCAGAAGTTTGTTATTTCCCTAACGCTTTATACCAATTTGCAGCATGCCGGCATAACGGATGAACTTGAGTACTCAATTGACTATGCAACAACTGCTCAGTTAATCGATTGTTTTGTACGTGAGCATCACTTTAAGCTCATTGAATCAATTGCAGAAGGTATTGCACAGCGTATGTTTTCACATTATCCCACGGTTGTGGGCGTGCGCGTGCGCGTGGATAAACCTTGGGCGGCGTTAGGTCTTCCTGTGCGTTCTTGTGGTGTTGAGATTGAGCGTGTACGGCAAAGAGCTGAGCAGGCATAATACAAGCAAGCAGTTCATGCTGCTTGCAATACTGCTGCACATCATCGCGTGTAGCTAGCAAGGTATATGAGGTACAAGGTATATGAGGTATTTGGTATGAAAGGAGCTGTGTGGTGGCAACTTCAATTGAGGATATGGTAATTGAGCGCGCTAAAGCTGCAAAAGAAGCTTCGCGCCACCTAGGCTTTGCATCAAATGAGACCCGCCAGGCAGCGGTGCATGCTATGGCAGCTGCGCTGCGCGCGCGGACGCCCGAAATACTTCAAGCAAATGAGTTTGATATGCAGCAAGCTCAAGAGCAAGGCATAGCCGCTGGTCTTCTTGACCGCTTGTTGCTTACGCCCGAGCGCATGGCTGCCATGGCTGATGCCCTTGATTCACTTGCAGAGCTGCCAGACCCGGTGGGACGTGTGCTTGAGCATCGCACTATCAGCCAAGGTCTCGACCTCACTAAGGTATCGGTGCCGCTTGGCCTAGTGGCAATGGTGTATGAAGCACGTCCAAATGTCACTGCTGATGCAGCAGGTATTTGTATTAGAACCGGTAACGCATGTATCTTGCGCGGTGGGTCTTTGGCGCAGCATTCGTGTGTTGCTATTGCGCATGTGCTATCAGATGCGCTTGAGGCATTGGGTTTGCCGCGTGATGCCTTAAGTATTATCGAGACCACCGACCGAGCAGCTACCGGTGTTTTAATGGCACAGCGCGGTATTGTTGATGTGCTCATTCCGCGGGGCGGAGCTGGGTTGATTCAGCGCTGCGTGCGCGAGAGTTTGGTTCCTGTTATAGAAACAGGCACAGGCAACTGTCACATATATGTACATGAGTCCGCTAATCTCAGTCAGGCAATCCCCATTATCCTGAATGCAAAGACGCAGCGTGTGGGCGTTTGCAATGCTGCGGAGTCCTTGCTGGTTGACGAGGCAATTGCCGGGAGCTTTATTCCTGAGATAGCGCGTGCACTACTTGAGGCTGGGGTTTTGCTTCATGGTGATGAGCGTAGTTGCAAGCTCATAGGTGATATGCCAGAGGCAACGCGAGACGGCGAGTCTCTTGTTGTGCGAGCAACTGAAGATGACTGGGGACGCGAGTATTTAGCGCTTGAGATGAGCATCAAGGTGGTATCTGGTCTTCGCGAGGCAATACATCACATCAATTGTTATGGTACGGGGCACTCCGAGTCAATTCTTGCAGAAGATACAGATGCCTGTGAGCAGTTCTTGCTAGAGGTTGATGCTAGTGCTGTGTATGCAAATGCTAGCACTCGTTTTACTGATGGCGGAGAGTTTGGCTTGGGTGCAGAAATTGGCATTTCAACGCAGAAATTACATGCACGCGGTCCTTTTGCAGCAGAGGCGCTTACAACTACAAAATATGTTCTACGCGGTTCTGGTCAGGTGCGCCCGTAGCTTCTAGCAAGTACTACAGAGCGTTTATATCAAGGCACTCAAAAACAGGCGGCACCAAAAGGTGAACCGCCTGTTTTCGGAGTTTCGTAACGAGTGCTTTGAGCAAGCTGCTATACGTAATTGCAGGTGTTACGCCTGAGCTGCAACAAAGCTATCGCGGTCGGGTGCGAAGCTTTGCATGGCCTCAATGGTGCGCGCAAATAAATCGTCCAGCTCCCAGCCCAGTAACTCAGCGCCTGAACGTATAACGTCGCGCGACACACCGGCGGCAAAGCGCTTATCCTTAAACTTCTTTTTAAGAGACTTAACGGTAAAGTCCATAACGCTTTTGCTGGGTCGCATAATCACCGCAGCGCCAATAAGACCGGTAAGCTCCTCAGTTGCAAAAAGAATCTTTTCCATCATGAGTTCAGGGCGTGGTAGCTCAGGATTAAAGTCGCTGGTGTGAGTTTGGATAGCACGAATGAGCTCCGGCGTGCCGCCTGCTGCCTCAATCCATTCAGCAGCAAATAAGGTGTGCTTTTGAGGCTCGTCTTCATGCTCTTCCCAGTCAAGGTCGTGAAGCAAACCAACGATTCCCCAAAACTCTTCATGCTCAGGGTCAAACTCACGGGCAAAATACTTCATAGTTGCTTCAACTGTTGTTGCATGTTCAAGATGAAAGTCATCCTTGTTATGAGCTTGTAGCAACTCAAGCGCGCCTTCTCGACTTATTCCTGCGGATAATTCAGCCATGGTTCCTCCCTCAACTGGCACCTATACATCAATTATCGCAATGGAGCATGAACTCATGCACAAGATTTTCGCTTGTATACCCACTATATGTACTTGTAAACCTTCTGAGCAGTTGTTTATTGGTAAAAAAGGCTATGATGGTAGGCAAGTACAATGCAGCTATCCATTGGTTGAAAGGCTTCGTATGTCACGTATTGGTGTAATTGGTTGCGGAAAAATGGGCTCAGCAATTGTTATGGGCATGGTCCAGCATGAGTATATTGAGCCGGAACACATTACGGTAGTTGATAATCACATCGAGTTGGCTGAGCGGCTTGGCACGTCGCTGAATGTGTGTGTCGGCGAGGATAACCTAGAGGCTGCACGTGGTGTCGATATGCTTATCTTAGCGGTAAAACCCCAGCATATCGAGGCTGTTCTTGATGAGGTTGAGCCGGTGCTGGCTCCTGGTGCGCTTATTATTTCAATAGCTGCCGGCGTAACTCTAAAACGCCTTGCGACGCTTGTGGGAACCTCGCGCAAGCTGGTGCGCGTTATGCCTAACCTTCCGGCTCAGGTACATGCTGGCATGACAGCCATTACTCCTAATGAGTTGGTGCAAGACCTTGAAGTCGCCTCGGTGCTTGAGCTGTTTGAGTGCATGGGTGACGCGGTCTTGGTGCCCGAAACCTACATGGACGCGGTTACTGCTCTATCAGGTAGCGGTCCTGCCTATGTTTGCCTATTTATTGAGGCTATGGCTGATGCGGCTGTATTGCTTGGCTTGCCCCGTGATTTGGCGTATCGCTTGGCTGAGCAAACCGTTGCAGGAAGTGCCGCGTATTTGCAAAAAACAGCTACACACCCGGCTGTTCTTAAGGACGAAGTTGCCTCACCAGGTGGTACCACCATCGCTGCGCTGGCAGAACTTGAAGCGCGTGGGCTTCGCAGTGCCGTGATTGAAGCGATGCGGGTATGCGCTCAGCGCAATCAGGAGCTGTAGTCAAGGCTCGCTCTAAAATATATCAGGCGGCATATTGTTACACGGCAGCTGCTGCTGTGCTATCGCTCGGTACTCGCCTCAAATTTAGTTGTTGCTTGGCTCTATAAAGGTGGCATTGAGCGTATCGAGTTGAACCATAAGCTCTTCTTCGCTCATATGAAGCGCAATCGAGAGCTCTTCAACGCTGCGTTTATGTGCTTCTTTGAGGATGCGCGCATAGTAGCTACTGGGTTTTTTATCATGATTGTGCGCATCCTGTATGCGTTGCAACATGGTTTTCAAAACACGGACAGTCTCTGGTGCGCCCTTTTTAAGCTGCTGCTTAAAATAGCTTTCTTCGAGAGAAGAATTGCGCTCGGTGTGGGTATCGCAAGCAATTTCGCTATACGTTGCCATGATATGTTCAGCTTCTTCGCGGGTAATGCAGCTATGAAGGCGGTCTGCCTGCGCCAAGGGATAGCGCATGAGGGTTTTAGCGTGTCCCTTTTTTGCTTCAAGCAAAAGCATGGGTGCAGGAGTGTTTTCAATTCCTGTTACCCTACAAACACCTTGGCCTGGATGAATAATATGCTCGCCAATACAAAACATGCTGACTCCTTACACGATGTGCTGCATCTAGCATATCAGGCTTATGAGATAAACATGCAGGTAAACAACAAAAACTGAGAGAATTATGAGTTTTATGTAGAAGCTGTGTTGTATTATTTTATATACGCTGGTCTAAATGTTGAAAACCATATTGCAATCAACTGGTAAAACTTATGCGTGAGCTGCCCCATACCTGCTGGAATATGCTAGAGTATCGGTTTAATTCGCGTAAGAAGACGCGCGCGTTGTTTAATTTAAGGAGGACCCATGCCCGAGAAGATTGAAGAGCTGGTTCGCGCTGCACTTGCGGCTGCCCAGTCTGCTGGAGACGTGCCCACGTTTGAGCTTGAGGATTGTGGTATCGAGCGACCGGCAGACACTTCTCATGGTGAGTGGACCTCAACACTCGCTCTTAAATCAGCCAAGCTTGCTCACTGTGCCCCTCTAAAGATTGCCGAGGCTGTAGTTGCACATATGCCAGAAGACCCCGTGTTGTCTAAGGTTGAAGTTGCAGGCCCTGGCTTCATCAATTTTTATCTCAGTGCTGCAGCAATTAATGCGGTTTTTGCTGAGGCTCGTGCACAGGGTATGGATTTTGCGCGTTCAAATGTTGGCGGCGGCGTCAAAACTCAGGTTGAGTTTATTTCTGCTAATCCGGTAGGTCCCATGCATGTTGGACATGGTCGTTGGGCAGCACTGGGCGATTCTATGTGTCGCGTTATGGCTCATGCAGGCTTTGATATGCAGCGTGAGTTTTGGATTAACGACTACGGCAATCAGATGAATACCTTTGGTAACTCCATCTCTAAGCGCTATATGCAGCTTGCCGACATTATGAAAAAGCAAAACTGCGACATTGAGGCAGCCCGCGATTTTCTAGCACAAGACCGTGACAACTATGTTCAGGACGAGATGGATGAGCACCCCGATTCTCACCCGTACATGGATGAGTTCTCGCGTGATTTGGGAAAAGACTCCTATGGTGGAACCTACATTATTGATGAGGCTGCTCAGTTCTGGCGCACCGATGGCGATGCATGGGTAGACGCTGACCCAGAA
This region of Collinsella sp. zg1085 genomic DNA includes:
- the proC gene encoding pyrroline-5-carboxylate reductase encodes the protein MSRIGVIGCGKMGSAIVMGMVQHEYIEPEHITVVDNHIELAERLGTSLNVCVGEDNLEAARGVDMLILAVKPQHIEAVLDEVEPVLAPGALIISIAAGVTLKRLATLVGTSRKLVRVMPNLPAQVHAGMTAITPNELVQDLEVASVLELFECMGDAVLVPETYMDAVTALSGSGPAYVCLFIEAMADAAVLLGLPRDLAYRLAEQTVAGSAAYLQKTATHPAVLKDEVASPGGTTIAALAELEARGLRSAVIEAMRVCAQRNQEL
- a CDS encoding CarD family transcriptional regulator → MFCIGEHIIHPGQGVCRVTGIENTPAPMLLLEAKKGHAKTLMRYPLAQADRLHSCITREEAEHIMATYSEIACDTHTERNSSLEESYFKQQLKKGAPETVRVLKTMLQRIQDAHNHDKKPSSYYARILKEAHKRSVEELSIALHMSEEELMVQLDTLNATFIEPSNN
- a CDS encoding HD family phosphohydrolase gives rise to the protein MAELSAGISREGALELLQAHNKDDFHLEHATTVEATMKYFAREFDPEHEEFWGIVGLLHDLDWEEHEDEPQKHTLFAAEWIEAAGGTPELIRAIQTHTSDFNPELPRPELMMEKILFATEELTGLIGAAVIMRPSKSVMDFTVKSLKKKFKDKRFAAGVSRDVIRSGAELLGWELDDLFARTIEAMQSFAPDRDSFVAAQA
- the folB gene encoding dihydroneopterin aldolase — encoded protein: MENQMKHHVSTQDTSTLAPYETHTALKPHMPQAQLTQIDIAHMDCVHIDGLEVFARHGVYSAEHELDQKFVISLTLYTNLQHAGITDELEYSIDYATTAQLIDCFVREHHFKLIESIAEGIAQRMFSHYPTVVGVRVRVDKPWAALGLPVRSCGVEIERVRQRAEQA
- the folE gene encoding GTP cyclohydrolase I FolE; the protein is MVDYDKVVQATRLLLEGIGEDPMREGLLDTPARVARMYTELLAGNGTNAREHLSTTFSVEASDLVIERDIAFYSMCEHHLLPFYGKAAIGYIPRGKVAGLSKLARTVEVYAQRLQLQERLCSQVADALMHYLDPVGVIVYMEAEHMCMTMRGVKKPGACTTTLACRGAFLDDPRLEQRFLSLITA
- a CDS encoding DEAD/DEAH box helicase family protein encodes the protein MALSNISNLIKTARPAIPQIYAYTTPEIARHAGWTKIGYTEQNVERRLEQQAHTIDVEYHLEWQGNAIYEGSGETFRDTDFHGYLRKLNIAGKPGTEWFEIEPVPAHQKFYEFRENRGVLDTPAAIEYRLRDEQELAVTQTLKYARLHKRGAFLWNAKPRFGKTLASYDLCMRLGAERILIVTNRPAIANSWYEDYIKFVGTDAGLAFVSSVSALQNKPHCMSREEYRQSLLAGGAKGFIEFVSLQDLKGAIEFGGSYNKLEHIATLEWDILIIDEAHEGVDTFKTDVAFDRIKRKFTLHLSGTPFKAIANEKFSSEAIFNWTYADEQNAKSNWDNTELQNPYTDLPRLNMFTYQMSDMVADEVRRGVDIDGETVEYAFDLNEFFATNSNGYFVHNADVDCFLDALTTQKKFPFSTPELRDELRHTFWMLSRVDSARALARKLKQHPVFSNYEVILAAGDGKLDEESENAHAFDKVRRAIDTHDYTITLSVGQLTTGVTVPEWTAVLMLSNMKSPALYMQAAFRAQNPCLFSRGGTFLRKENAYVFDFDPARTLTIFEEFANDLYTDTVSGGGSIDSRKERVRTLLNFFPVIGEDENGEMVELDTERVLSIPRRIRAREVVRRGFMSDFLFQNISNLFRAPSQVLEAVKTLEPTKAPNKELGISHNTADELNLNEEGVVEIPEEHIIGKATQLFGNKVYSSVSDKLDAAIEDIKLEPSTPSEEEKAMNRLRESFAETLTDPLIEAARENYGNEMKPSQKKKLERRIKEDINRCINREVGSFTIEKNRIEQHRQDSLERAQTQEEANRINQSFDEQLEQACQSFVASLKGSRDDLVKNAGETVVRELELAKRESEKQTIESTIRDHLRGFSRTIPSFLMAYGDENTTLASFDAIIPSEVFREVTSISVEQFRLLRDGGDVYDPETGELVHFEGQLFDPVVFDDSVREFIKLRERLANYFDESLTEDIFDYVPPQKTNQIFTPRSVVVHMLDLFEQENPGCFDDPEHTFADLYMKSGLYITEIIKRLYRSEAMKQHLPDDRTRLDHILERQVFGIAPTEIIYQIATHYILGYGSELSGSCDTNFVMADSSTLAKEGKLAAFVEQTFGGKL
- a CDS encoding glutamate-5-semialdehyde dehydrogenase, whose amino-acid sequence is MATSIEDMVIERAKAAKEASRHLGFASNETRQAAVHAMAAALRARTPEILQANEFDMQQAQEQGIAAGLLDRLLLTPERMAAMADALDSLAELPDPVGRVLEHRTISQGLDLTKVSVPLGLVAMVYEARPNVTADAAGICIRTGNACILRGGSLAQHSCVAIAHVLSDALEALGLPRDALSIIETTDRAATGVLMAQRGIVDVLIPRGGAGLIQRCVRESLVPVIETGTGNCHIYVHESANLSQAIPIILNAKTQRVGVCNAAESLLVDEAIAGSFIPEIARALLEAGVLLHGDERSCKLIGDMPEATRDGESLVVRATEDDWGREYLALEMSIKVVSGLREAIHHINCYGTGHSESILAEDTDACEQFLLEVDASAVYANASTRFTDGGEFGLGAEIGISTQKLHARGPFAAEALTTTKYVLRGSGQVRP